CATCGGCACTCGCTTCATCGCAAGTGCCGAGGCCAATGCCAGCCAGGGCTACAAGGATTCAATTCTGAATGCCAGCGGCTCGGACATTATCTACACCAATTTCTTCACCGGAGTACACGGTAACTACATTCGCGAAAGCATCCAGAACGCAGGACTGGATCCTGACGATCTGCCGGTCAAGGACAAGAACACGATGAACTTCTCGGCCGGCTCCTCCAAGGCCAAGGCCTGGAAGGACATCTGGGGGGCCGGTCAGGGCGTTGGGCAGATTGATGAGGTGTTGCCGGTTGCGCAGATCGTCGAGCGCCTCAAGCGAGAGTACGACCAGGCCAGAAACCGCATATGTGGCGGTTGACTGCATTGGCAATCAAAGCCATGAAGTGGTGATGTGAGGCCAGATCATGGGCAGTTCAGCGGGGCTCCGGTTTGGGGCCCCGTTTGCTATGGTGCGCCCAGCATCGGCGCATACCTTCGGGGGAAGGTCCCGCTGCAAGCTGGTCACAACGAGTGAAGTGAAGCGCAACTGCATGAGGGCGACCAGATGCGGAGAACACGCGTGTCGAATAAGTCGCGAGCCGATGGACAAGAATCGGATACAAGGCAATGCAAGGCAGCCTGGATGCGACTGTTATGTGATGAAGGTATGTGTTACTTGCCCGGGGAGATCTTGCCTTATCAGCGAGAAACCGGTTTCACCGAACCAGACACCGACACGCCAAGTGTCAAAGTCGGGAGTAAAACACAAGTTCTGATGACCTCAACCATTTCAATCGCCCGGTGCGGATATCCGCATGCCGGGTGGTGAGGGAGGGGCGCGGTCTGTGAGGATCGCCTCCTATCGCGATATGGCAGGTAGTGAGTCGCTCAGGCTTGTTTCGTCAAACGAGTCGCTGCATTTGACCGTGGCAGTGAGCTTGCGTGCATCGTCCGGGTCGACGACCGAATGGATGGCCTGGCAGTCAGACACCAGTTCGATTGCCTTGATCTGACGTTCGAACAGAGCAGTGCGCTGCTCCGGGCGACCTGCAGACCCGCCACCCCATGCTTCCCACTGATCCTTACCCGTCTGCAGCACACTGACCGGCTCACGATCAAGCACCACGACATGTCTGCCGGGGTCTGTGTGGTAGTAAACAGGTGTCGAGCATCCGGCAATGATCAGCAAGATGGGTGCAAGCAGCAGTCTGTGAATGTTCTGATTCATCCCGGTGGACACGATTCCATTTGATTCAAGGGGCGTTTTGCGCCTGGAAGGCGTCATACTCGTTCGCTTCTTCGGCGGTGACGGCGATACTCAGCTGGTGTGCCCCGCCTCCCGAATGATCCCCCGTAAAGGAGACACATCTCCAAAGTCCCGCCCAATGGCCAGGCAGACGTGAGACATATCCGGGATTGTATCGTTGGTGGGATCGAGTTCAAGCCAGTCGCCGGGCGCACCCGGGCAGTAGACGCTCACCCAGGCATGGGATGCGTCAGCGCCACGCAGACGTGGCTGACCGGGCGGTGGCGTCGTGAGCAGGTAACCACTTACATACCTTGCGGCCAATCCGATGGCCCGCAGGCAGCCGATCATGATGTGCGAGAAGTCCTGACAGACACCATGCCGGTTTACAAACGCCTGGGCGAGCGGAGTATGAATTTCGGTCACACCTGAAACGTAGCTGAAGTCTTCATAGATCCGGTGATTCAGATCCAGGCACGCTTGTGCAAGGGGAGTACCCCGGTTGAACGAAGGCAGGGCGTAGTCCCTGAGTTCGGACAACCAGGGAATGTAGGGGCTGGGCCAGACAAACTCTGATGCAGGATCAAATGGCTGATCGAGCGAATATTTCATGCCCGCCTCGATCATGTCCCACGCAGGCGTTTGCGCCGGATCAAAAAATGTGTAGCGTGGCAATTTCCGGACTTCACTCAGCGCTGTGACCACCAGGTTCTGGTGGGCATGTGTGAGGGTAAAGAAAAGTCGCGAGTTTCCGAACGCATCCACGTCTTCGTGCCTGGAGTCCACGTCGGGCTCGATGCAGACTTTGCTGGAAAGTCGCTTTTGCCAGGGTGTCTCGACTGGGCGCAGATAGGCCAGATGCTGTGCCAGCAGCACATCGGTCTGGTAAAGATAATGTGTCTGATGCTCGATTCGGATATGTTTCATCGGGCGCTCCGTGAAGCCTCGGTGTCAGGATCGGGATGTCAAGACGCAAAATGCTGATCTGACACGTGGGCAAACAGTCGCTTGCCAATTTCGTCGGAGATAGCGTAACCGGTTTGCCCGGCGCCGCAGATCTGGGCGATCAGCGAGGTGATGGCGTCGTCCTGCCACTGGAGATCGGGCAGCTGGGTCATGATGGCATCCCTGTCTGGCAGTACTTGAAGCTGGGTACGCAGGTCGCTGATGACTGAAACAATGGACCGAGGATTGGTTGGGTCCATGGCGATCAGATCCAGCAGTGCCAGAATATCCTGCTGGCGCTGGTAACGGCTACGAAACGTGATGGTGCTGTCAAAAAGCACCAGTAACGAGTCAAACCCGCGAGGACTGTAGACTGCTGCATGCCGAAAGAAGGCATCAACAACCTTCGACAGGTGAATCAGCCTTTCAATCAGTCGGCCTGCGGTCAGCAAACGCCATCCCAGATCGCGAGTCATGCGGTCAAGCTGAAACCCGACCAGTGCAGCCAGCGGCACTTCGACCAGGTCAAGCTGTTCGATCGCGTCAATGAGATACTGAGAGTGTCGCTGAGAGGATGCGGATGTCTCGTTCTGTGCTGATTTCAGGAGTGCCTTGATGCGCCCCGGGATTTCGACGTGCTCTGGCGGCAGACGGTCGCGCACGCTACGCATGATGCGCTCCAGTGTGTCGACTGTATCGTAGAGTCCGCCCACACCCGGTTGCCACAGACGTTGCATCAGATTGCGTCCAAACGCGGCCGGGTCCGTCTGGATTCCTGGTGTGTCGGAGTTGATCAGGCCTTGCTGGACGGCCAGTTCGCTCATTGCATCGTGCAAGGGCGGGTGGCTGTCGCGCTGGTTGATACTCAGCAGCACCAGGCTCTCGCGCGCGCAGCGCAGCATGGTTTCAGCCCGCTCCGTGTAGCGTCCCAGCCAGAACAGATTCTCGGCTGATCTGCTTGAGACCAGCTCATGTTCGTTGTACCGCTTGGGCAGACCGCCACTTGTGGGCAGCATAGAGTATGTGTCGACCTCCTCGTCGGTCATGATCCAGGTGTCCAGCGTGCTGCCGCCACTACGCATGGAGACGACATGGGGATCGACCGCCGCAACACGGGTCATGCCGCCCGGCATGACCTGCCAGCTGCCGTCTGGACCTACGACGGCGTAAAAGCGCAGCATTGCAGTGCGGGGTTCGATTGAATTGCTGCGCCAGGTGGGCACCTGAGAGAACGGGAGATAGGTTTGCGTGGTGTAGATAGCAGGTTGCTGCTCGATCCGTGCGCGCCACGTGCTCAGTTGCTCCTGGTTCAGGAGCGATGCAATCACCGGTTCGAAATTGGTTGACTGTCGCGTAGAAAACGTCGGTTTGATCACCTGGGTACCAAGATGTGGTGACACGTCCTCCCAGGCTGCACCTTCCCCGCACCACCATGTGTGCAGAGACGGTATTTTCAGCGGTTCTCCCAGCAGATGCTCGCTGATGGATGGCAGAAATCCCTGGATTGAGGGTGACTCCAGAAAGCCGGTTCCCAGTGCATTGGCAACGACCACCTGCCCGGCCCGCACGGCTTGAAGCAGTCCAGGCACCCCGAGCGCGGAGTCGGCACGCAATTCCAGTGGATCGCAGAAGTCGTCGTCTAGCCGGCGCAACAAGCCATGAATGCGCTCCAGTCCGTGGATGGTACGCAGGTAGACCTGGCTATTGCGCACAGTCAGGTCCGCCCCTTCGACCAGCGGGATCCCGAGGTAGCGTGCAAGGTAGGCGTGCTCAAAGTAGGTTTCTGAGTAAGAACCTGAAGACAGCAGGGCGAACTTGGGCGCCTGCCCGTTGGCGATTGATGTAGTCTGCGCTTCGAGTGCATCCAGGAGGCGGCGGTAACTTGCTCCGATATGCTGGATTTTCATATCCCGGTAGGCCTG
This sequence is a window from Orrella marina. Protein-coding genes within it:
- a CDS encoding circularly permuted type 2 ATP-grasp protein; this translates as MNLPSGQPVEPDGLSATTVSAELLDALNAYIGPARPGHFDELRTHKGELRGPWKTFFASIGLSGFESLPECAQTIDRVIRLNGVTYNVYAESQDYARPWSLNPLPMLIDPGEWREISTGLAQRARLLNLILNDVYTSRSLLKASYLPSALVLGNPGYLHALQGVTPVSGTFLHVVAFDLARGPDGRWWVVGQRTQAPSGLGYALENRLIVSRLFTQAYRDMKIQHIGASYRRLLDALEAQTTSIANGQAPKFALLSSGSYSETYFEHAYLARYLGIPLVEGADLTVRNSQVYLRTIHGLERIHGLLRRLDDDFCDPLELRADSALGVPGLLQAVRAGQVVVANALGTGFLESPSIQGFLPSISEHLLGEPLKIPSLHTWWCGEGAAWEDVSPHLGTQVIKPTFSTRQSTNFEPVIASLLNQEQLSTWRARIEQQPAIYTTQTYLPFSQVPTWRSNSIEPRTAMLRFYAVVGPDGSWQVMPGGMTRVAAVDPHVVSMRSGGSTLDTWIMTDEEVDTYSMLPTSGGLPKRYNEHELVSSRSAENLFWLGRYTERAETMLRCARESLVLLSINQRDSHPPLHDAMSELAVQQGLINSDTPGIQTDPAAFGRNLMQRLWQPGVGGLYDTVDTLERIMRSVRDRLPPEHVEIPGRIKALLKSAQNETSASSQRHSQYLIDAIEQLDLVEVPLAALVGFQLDRMTRDLGWRLLTAGRLIERLIHLSKVVDAFFRHAAVYSPRGFDSLLVLFDSTITFRSRYQRQQDILALLDLIAMDPTNPRSIVSVISDLRTQLQVLPDRDAIMTQLPDLQWQDDAITSLIAQICGAGQTGYAISDEIGKRLFAHVSDQHFAS
- a CDS encoding transglutaminase family protein, with product MKHIRIEHQTHYLYQTDVLLAQHLAYLRPVETPWQKRLSSKVCIEPDVDSRHEDVDAFGNSRLFFTLTHAHQNLVVTALSEVRKLPRYTFFDPAQTPAWDMIEAGMKYSLDQPFDPASEFVWPSPYIPWLSELRDYALPSFNRGTPLAQACLDLNHRIYEDFSYVSGVTEIHTPLAQAFVNRHGVCQDFSHIMIGCLRAIGLAARYVSGYLLTTPPPGQPRLRGADASHAWVSVYCPGAPGDWLELDPTNDTIPDMSHVCLAIGRDFGDVSPLRGIIREAGHTS